In Lotus japonicus ecotype B-129 chromosome 5, LjGifu_v1.2, one genomic interval encodes:
- the LOC130718096 gene encoding alpha-galactosidase-like, translating into MAVQFSFSGRLPILVLAFCFLMLMNASGSVASRVLVNKTREISISTDQVRTYFIQNGLGQTPPMGWNSWNRFGCDINESLIRDTADAMVSTGLAALGYKYINLDDCWAELNRDHQGNMVPKTSTFPSGIRALAHYVHSKGLKLGIYSDAGNQTCSKRMPGSLGHEEQDAKTFASWGIDYLKYDNCENNGISVKERYPPMSQALLNTGRPIFFSMCEWGWEDPAIWGKILGNSWRTTGDIEDNWESMTSIADSNDRWASYARPGGWNDPDMLEVGNGGMTTEEYRAHFSIWALAKAPLLVGCDIRAMDNTTRELITNPEVIAVNQDKLGVQGKKVKTNNNLEVWAGPLKGKKVAVILWNRSSSNATVTASWSDIGLKPGTLVDARDLWEHSTQSSVSGEISAELDSHACKMYVLTPKSGKYKH; encoded by the exons ATGGCAGTGCAATTTTCATTCTCAGGTAGGTTACCAATATTGGTGCTTGCATTTTGCTTCCTCATGCTtatgaatgcaagtggttctGTAGCTTCTCGCGTATTGGTGAACAAAACTAGAGAGATCTCTATATCCACCGACCAAGTTAGAACATACTTCATTCAAAATGGACTAGGCCAGACACCTCCTATGGG GTGGAATAGCTGGAATCGCTTTGGTTGTGATATCAATGAAAGTTTAATTCGAGATACAG ctGATGCGATGGTGTCAACGGGCCTTGCAGCCTTGGGCtacaaatatattaatttag ATGACTGTTGGGCCGAACTTAATCGAGACCATCAG GGAAATATGGTTCCTAAGACTTCAACATTTCCTTCCGGAATTAGGGCTCTAGCTCATTATGTTCACAGTAAAGGTCTAAAGTTGGGGATTTATTCGGATGCTGG AAATCAAACATGCAGTAAACGTATGCCGGGATCGCTAGGACATGAAGAACAAGATGCAAAAACATTTGCTTCCTGG GGAATTGACTACTTGAAGTATGATAATTGTGAAAATAATGGTATAAGTGTCAAAGAAAG GTACCCACCAATGAGCCAAGCTTTACTCAACACTGGAAGGCCAATCTTTTTCTCTATGTGCGAATG GGGATGGGAAGACCCAGCAATTTGGGGCAAAATATTGGGAAATAGTTGGAGAACAACAGGAGATATTGAGGATAATTGGGAAAG TATGACTTCCATAGCGGATTCAAATGATCGATGGGCATCTTATGCTCGACCTGGAGGATGGAACG ATCCAGACATGCTCGAAGTTGGAAACGGAGGCATGACCACAGAAGAATACCGTGCTCATTTCAGCATATGGGCATTAGCTAAG GCTCCTTTATTGGTTGGTTGTGACATTCGTGCTATGGATAACACTACTCGTGAACTAATAACCAACCCGGAAGTTATTGCAGTAAACCAAG ACAAACTAGGAGTTCAAGGAAAGAAAGTGAAAACTAATAACAATTTGGAg GTGTGGGCAGGTCCTCTTAAAGGTAAGAAGGTAGCAGTGATCTTATGGAATAGAAGCTCATCAAATGCAACAGTGACTGCATCCTGGTCTGACATTGGCTTGAAACCAGGAACTCTAGTTGATGCTAGAGACTTATGGGAG CACTCAACACAATCATCGGTTTCGGGAGAAATCTCTGCTGAGCTAGATTCACACGCTTGTAAGATGTATGTGCTGACTCCCAAAAGCGGAAAATATAAACACTAG
- the LOC130719030 gene encoding 30S ribosomal protein S16-1, chloroplastic-like: MVVRIRLARLGCRNHPFYRVIATDSTTTRDGKHLQVLGYYNPTGKKDKQRMSLKLERVKYWLSVGAQPSDPIERLLSQAGSMVAMEHQSDKYLVDAALTAHTLNQDQPANTNLNPNEQDGTTSLEAIFSIGLTVN, translated from the exons ATGGTGGTTAGGATTCGATTAGCGAGACTTGGTTGCAGGAACCACCCATTCTATCGTGTCATTGCTACTGATAGCACAACAACAAGAGATGGCAAACACCTTCAAGTCTTAGGTTACTACAATCCTACAG GTAAAAAAGACAAGCAAAGAATGAGCCTCAAACTAGAAAGAGTGAA GTATTGGCTTTCTGTTGGAGCTCAACCTTCAGACCCTATTGAGCGTCTTTTATCTCAAGCAGGGTCAATGGTGGCAATGGAACATCAATCTGATAAATACCTTGTTGATGCTGCTTTAACTGCACATACTCTAAACCAAGACCAACCAGCCAATACCAATCTCAATCCCAATGAACAAGATG GCACAACATCTCTAGAAGCCATATTTTCAATCGGCTTAACAGTTAACTGA
- the LOC130717811 gene encoding B3 domain-containing transcription factor VRN1-like isoform X1: MTRNMPNNHSPILFFKIITTTSIETGELRIPNNFTKRYGGDMANPTFLKPPDGTDWKIYHSKTDGDVWFQNGWKDFAKYYSLDHGHMVLFEYKDTSHFGVHIFDKSTLEIRYPSHENQDEEHNPDQIDDDSVEILDKIPPCKKTKLKSPMSCPKPRKKLRTSTSEDVGESPELHNLPKQVKIEDDAGRTTECLEGEDLTSKITEALNRARTFQSKFPSFMTVMKPAYVNGYSLHIPSFFAKKYLKNETDVLLQVLDGRTWSVSFNLGKFNAGWKKFTSVNNLKVGDVCLFELNKSVPLSLKVLIFPLAEEPHSLPRSLVQGDRVNHINYGRFRYTESQNVLTSKCAETIKRTSKLISPCPLKNAALEEANKFNSNNPFFIVNIAPDKNRDYRPRVPKLFIRKHFNDIQQSEQTVILQCEKKLCPVKLTCYPKKGPSRLSKGWVEFAKKSKLEVGDACVFELINKEDPVLDVHIYRGH, encoded by the exons ATGACTCGAAACATGCCAAATAATCACTCTCCAATCCTTTTCTTTAAGATCATCACAACGACAAGTATTGAAACTGGAGAGCTT AGGATTCCAAACAATTTCACTAAGAGATATGGTGGTGATATGGCAAACCCAACGTTTCTCAAGCCTCCAGATGGAACTGATTGGAAAATATATCATAGTAAAACTGATGGGGATGTTTGGTTTCAAAATGGTTGGAAAGATTTTGCGAAATATTACTCCCTTGATCACGGACACATGGTGTTGTTTGAATACAAGGATACTTCTCATTTTGGGGTACATATATTTGATAAGAGCACCCTTGAAATAAGATATCCTTCACATGAGAATCAAGATGAAGAGCACAACCCTGATCAGATTGATGATGACTCAGTTGAGATATTGGATAAGATACCTCCTTGCAAGAAGACTAAACTGAAATCACCAATGTCGTGTCCTAAACCACGCAAGAAATTGAGAACCAGTACAAGTGAAGATGTTGGAGAAAGCCCTGAATTGCACAACTTACCTAAACAAGTCAAAATTGAAG ATGATGCCGGTAGAACCACTGAATGCCTTGAAGGGGAGGACCTAACTTCCAAAATCACTGAAGCTTTGAACAGAGCCAGAACCTTCCAATCTAAATTTCCCTCCTTCATGACTGTCATGAAACCTGCCTATGTTAATGGATATTCCTTG CATATACCATCATTCTTtgcaaaaaaatatttgaagaaTGAAACGGATGTCCTCCTGCAAGTCTTGGATGGAAGAACTTGGTCTGTTAGTTTTAACCTCGGCAAATTCAATGCTGGGTGGAAGAAATTCACATCAGTTAATAATTTGAAGGTGGGAGATGTATGTCTTTTTGAGCTAAACAAGAGTGTACCCCTTTCATTGAAAGTATTGATCTTTCCACTTGCAGAAGAACCGCATTCGCTGCCTCGATCACTAG TTCAAGGAGATAGAGTCAATCATATCAACTATGGGAGATTCCGGTACACTGAAAGTCAAAATGTTCTTACCAGCAAAT GTGCGGAGACAATTAAAAGAACTTCAAAGCTAATTAGCCCCTGCCCCTTGAAAAATGCTGCTCTGGAAGAAGCTAACAAATTCAACTCAAACAATCCCTTTTTCATAGTCAATATAGCGCCAGATAAGAACCGAGATTACAGACCG CGCGTACCAAAGCTCTTCATCAGGAAGCACTTCAATGACATCCAGCAGAGTGAGCAGACAGTAATATTACAGTGCGAAAAGAAATTGTGTCCTGTGAAGTTGACCTGTTATCCAAAAAAAGGTCCAAGCAGGTTGTCCAAAGGTTGGGTCGAATTTGCTAAAAAAAGTAAATTGGAAGTTGGAGATGCTTGTGTCTTTGAGCTCATCAATAAGGAAGATCCGGTGCTTGATGTTCACATTTACAGAGGTCACTGA
- the LOC130717811 gene encoding B3 domain-containing transcription factor VRN1-like isoform X2, with translation MTRNMPNNHSPILFFKIITTTSIETGELRIPNNFTKRYGGDMANPTFLKPPDGTDWKIYHSKTDGDVWFQNGWKDFAKYYSLDHGHMVLFEYKDTSHFGVHIFDKSTLEIRYPSHENQDEEHNPDQIDDDSVEILDKIPPCKKTKLKSPMSCPKPRKKLRTSTSEDVGESPELHNLPKQVKIEDDAGRTTECLEGEDLTSKITEALNRARTFQSKFPSFMTVMKPAYVNGYSLHIPSFFAKKYLKNETDVLLQVLDGRTWSVSFNLGKFNAGWKKFTSVNNLKVGDVCLFELNKSVPLSLKVLIFPLAEEPHSLPRSLGAETIKRTSKLISPCPLKNAALEEANKFNSNNPFFIVNIAPDKNRDYRPRVPKLFIRKHFNDIQQSEQTVILQCEKKLCPVKLTCYPKKGPSRLSKGWVEFAKKSKLEVGDACVFELINKEDPVLDVHIYRGH, from the exons ATGACTCGAAACATGCCAAATAATCACTCTCCAATCCTTTTCTTTAAGATCATCACAACGACAAGTATTGAAACTGGAGAGCTT AGGATTCCAAACAATTTCACTAAGAGATATGGTGGTGATATGGCAAACCCAACGTTTCTCAAGCCTCCAGATGGAACTGATTGGAAAATATATCATAGTAAAACTGATGGGGATGTTTGGTTTCAAAATGGTTGGAAAGATTTTGCGAAATATTACTCCCTTGATCACGGACACATGGTGTTGTTTGAATACAAGGATACTTCTCATTTTGGGGTACATATATTTGATAAGAGCACCCTTGAAATAAGATATCCTTCACATGAGAATCAAGATGAAGAGCACAACCCTGATCAGATTGATGATGACTCAGTTGAGATATTGGATAAGATACCTCCTTGCAAGAAGACTAAACTGAAATCACCAATGTCGTGTCCTAAACCACGCAAGAAATTGAGAACCAGTACAAGTGAAGATGTTGGAGAAAGCCCTGAATTGCACAACTTACCTAAACAAGTCAAAATTGAAG ATGATGCCGGTAGAACCACTGAATGCCTTGAAGGGGAGGACCTAACTTCCAAAATCACTGAAGCTTTGAACAGAGCCAGAACCTTCCAATCTAAATTTCCCTCCTTCATGACTGTCATGAAACCTGCCTATGTTAATGGATATTCCTTG CATATACCATCATTCTTtgcaaaaaaatatttgaagaaTGAAACGGATGTCCTCCTGCAAGTCTTGGATGGAAGAACTTGGTCTGTTAGTTTTAACCTCGGCAAATTCAATGCTGGGTGGAAGAAATTCACATCAGTTAATAATTTGAAGGTGGGAGATGTATGTCTTTTTGAGCTAAACAAGAGTGTACCCCTTTCATTGAAAGTATTGATCTTTCCACTTGCAGAAGAACCGCATTCGCTGCCTCGATCACTAG GTGCGGAGACAATTAAAAGAACTTCAAAGCTAATTAGCCCCTGCCCCTTGAAAAATGCTGCTCTGGAAGAAGCTAACAAATTCAACTCAAACAATCCCTTTTTCATAGTCAATATAGCGCCAGATAAGAACCGAGATTACAGACCG CGCGTACCAAAGCTCTTCATCAGGAAGCACTTCAATGACATCCAGCAGAGTGAGCAGACAGTAATATTACAGTGCGAAAAGAAATTGTGTCCTGTGAAGTTGACCTGTTATCCAAAAAAAGGTCCAAGCAGGTTGTCCAAAGGTTGGGTCGAATTTGCTAAAAAAAGTAAATTGGAAGTTGGAGATGCTTGTGTCTTTGAGCTCATCAATAAGGAAGATCCGGTGCTTGATGTTCACATTTACAGAGGTCACTGA